A single region of the Winslowiella toletana genome encodes:
- a CDS encoding T6SS amidase immunity protein Tai4 family protein produces the protein MISLQLPAKINDSAQQYIKNYAFSTCIAQGYKSREVKDDAAAAARGYLEFGDYSLSAYTAARELGKKFLAKNYLSESGQPMTMAKCLDFFHSSELNDLIMEYRDKQDN, from the coding sequence ATGATCTCACTTCAGCTACCCGCAAAAATCAACGACTCGGCACAGCAATATATCAAAAACTATGCATTCAGTACCTGCATTGCTCAGGGTTATAAGAGTCGTGAGGTAAAAGATGATGCTGCTGCTGCTGCAAGAGGCTATCTGGAGTTTGGCGATTACTCACTATCTGCTTACACTGCTGCCAGAGAGTTGGGAAAAAAATTTTTAGCTAAAAACTATTTAAGTGAATCAGGACAACCGATGACAATGGCGAAATGTTTAGATTTTTTCCATAGCAGCGAACTGAATGATTTAATTATGGAGTATCGGGATAAACAGGATAATTAG
- the tssB gene encoding type VI secretion system contractile sheath small subunit, which produces MERTMHNNKAGGQKFIAQNRAPRVQIEYDVEVYGADRKVQLPFVMGVMADLVGKSGENQPEIGDRKFIDIDVDNFDDRMKALEPRVTFRTENTLTGEEGLNIDLTFHGLNDFSPDAVARKVAPLSQLLDARTQLSNLLTYMDGKNGAEQLIANILQDPGLLKSLSYVPQSADQAANSPDKEG; this is translated from the coding sequence ATGGAGCGAACTATGCATAACAATAAAGCTGGCGGGCAGAAGTTTATTGCCCAAAATCGTGCGCCACGCGTGCAAATTGAATACGACGTGGAAGTTTATGGTGCCGATCGCAAAGTACAACTGCCTTTTGTCATGGGCGTAATGGCGGATTTAGTCGGTAAGTCAGGTGAAAATCAGCCGGAAATCGGCGATCGCAAATTTATCGATATTGATGTCGATAATTTTGACGATCGTATGAAAGCTCTTGAGCCTCGGGTGACGTTCCGTACCGAAAACACCCTGACCGGAGAGGAAGGATTGAATATCGACCTGACTTTTCATGGCCTCAATGATTTTTCACCAGACGCCGTGGCCCGTAAAGTCGCGCCGCTGAGCCAGCTGCTTGATGCCCGGACTCAGCTGTCAAATTTGCTGACTTATATGGATGGCAAAAATGGTGCCGAGCAGCTGATAGCGAATATTCTGCAGGATCCTGGCTTACTCAAATCGTTGAGCTATGTACCGCAGTCGGCGGATCAAGCGGCCAACAGCCCGGATAAAGAGGGGTAA
- the tagF gene encoding type VI secretion system-associated protein TagF — protein sequence MSNSTVIGWYGKLPSAGDFLQRRFPDALINQWTHWFQVGLVNWQKNAGERQANGRHFSHAPVWNFVVPPMLDSQLIQMGCLLPASDSVGRHYPVCAQRTFTSTQWSPQMLSMAGEWYQQLGSALKHAVHHCYSAEQLDQALLAIPAPPDPAADQRSDIFDVIGYGDNISTLSWKQVSDCFDPQHYTSFWWSNQTDGFPLYTHVHSGNLTGQLFSLLFDPAGGARPGRHGLYPPMFD from the coding sequence ATGAGTAATTCCACTGTGATTGGCTGGTACGGAAAATTACCCAGTGCCGGAGACTTTTTGCAGCGACGCTTCCCTGACGCGTTGATCAATCAATGGACCCACTGGTTTCAGGTCGGGCTGGTTAACTGGCAAAAAAATGCTGGCGAGCGGCAGGCGAATGGACGTCATTTTAGCCACGCGCCGGTATGGAATTTTGTTGTGCCGCCGATGCTGGACAGTCAGCTGATACAGATGGGGTGCCTGCTGCCGGCATCTGACAGTGTCGGTCGTCACTATCCGGTTTGCGCGCAACGCACCTTTACCTCAACGCAGTGGTCACCGCAGATGCTGTCAATGGCCGGTGAATGGTATCAGCAGCTGGGTAGCGCTCTGAAGCATGCTGTACACCATTGCTACTCCGCTGAACAACTTGACCAGGCGCTGCTGGCTATTCCCGCACCACCGGATCCGGCAGCAGACCAACGCTCGGATATTTTTGATGTGATCGGCTATGGCGACAATATCAGCACCCTGAGCTGGAAGCAGGTTTCCGACTGTTTTGATCCGCAGCATTACACCAGTTTCTGGTGGAGTAATCAGACCGATGGTTTCCCTCTTTATACCCATGTTCATAGCGGCAATCTGACCGGCCAGCTGTTTTCGCTGCTGTTTGATCCGGCTGGAGGTGCAAGGCCGGGACGCCATGGCCTCTATCCGCCAATGTTCGACTAA
- the tssA gene encoding type VI secretion system protein TssA, producing MDLDALLAPLSAERPCGENLEYDADFIAMELACAGKAEQQFGDTLIPAEPADWNKVEALASGLLLRSKDLRAMLALTRAWTQLKGLSGYAKGLQLITQSLQQFWQSLYPALEEWGEVSPHYRINVLAGLSDKSALTLAVRQAPLLRSVADEISLRDAFALLEGSKTDFPDYPGGRVRLMDELSRSEHPNIDAIKTISECLQTIKLMLTEQLGEAGVPAMNQLMKTVSTVEQACRITPVAMMIPSASSADEIKQTTAAIILPQSKEPIWRASGPQSRGDALLMLEQVKQYFTEYEPGHPAPLMIERVQRVIGLDFMDMVRELAPDGVNQLENIFGRRAN from the coding sequence ATGGATCTCGATGCTTTATTAGCGCCGCTTAGTGCCGAGCGACCTTGTGGAGAAAACCTTGAATATGACGCTGATTTTATCGCGATGGAGCTTGCCTGCGCCGGCAAGGCTGAACAGCAATTTGGCGACACCCTGATCCCCGCCGAACCGGCCGACTGGAACAAAGTTGAAGCGCTGGCATCCGGGCTGCTGCTTCGTAGTAAAGATCTGCGTGCAATGCTGGCTCTGACTCGTGCATGGACACAGCTTAAAGGCCTGAGCGGTTATGCCAAAGGTTTGCAGCTGATTACACAGTCACTACAACAATTCTGGCAATCGCTTTATCCGGCGCTGGAAGAGTGGGGCGAAGTGAGTCCTCACTATCGGATTAACGTGCTGGCGGGACTGAGTGATAAATCAGCCTTAACCCTGGCGGTCCGTCAGGCGCCGCTGTTGCGTTCAGTGGCTGATGAAATCAGTTTGCGTGATGCCTTCGCACTACTTGAAGGCAGCAAAACTGACTTTCCTGATTATCCCGGCGGCCGCGTACGATTGATGGATGAACTGTCACGCAGTGAGCATCCCAATATTGATGCGATCAAAACAATAAGTGAGTGCTTGCAAACTATCAAGCTGATGCTGACAGAACAGCTAGGGGAAGCGGGCGTTCCTGCAATGAATCAGCTGATGAAAACAGTCAGCACGGTCGAGCAGGCCTGCCGTATAACCCCTGTTGCAATGATGATTCCGTCAGCCAGCAGCGCAGATGAAATAAAGCAGACCACCGCTGCCATAATTCTGCCGCAGTCAAAGGAGCCGATCTGGAGAGCTTCCGGTCCTCAGTCACGTGGTGACGCTCTACTGATGCTGGAGCAGGTTAAACAGTATTTTACCGAATACGAGCCGGGTCATCCTGCTCCGCTAATGATCGAGCGTGTGCAGCGGGTTATTGGACTGGATTTTATGGATATGGTGCGCGAGCTGGCACCAGACGGCGTTAATCAGCTGGAAAATATCTTTGGCCGACGTGCTAACTGA
- a CDS encoding Hcp family type VI secretion system effector, giving the protein MPIDMFMKVDGVTGESKDANHVGWTDISSFSWGASQQGSSGDAAGKVSFTNLHITTLIDKSVTALLQFCSNGKRVKNIELSLCKAGGQQVEYAKITLEDVLVTSVDYSGATKNDTLGITYSFQGARVRQQYWEQTSSGGRGAETSMGWDIKGNREM; this is encoded by the coding sequence ATGCCTATTGATATGTTTATGAAAGTTGACGGTGTGACCGGTGAATCGAAAGATGCCAATCACGTCGGCTGGACAGATATTAGCTCTTTTTCCTGGGGAGCATCACAACAAGGCAGTTCAGGTGATGCAGCGGGAAAAGTCAGTTTCACTAATCTTCATATTACAACATTGATTGATAAATCTGTTACGGCACTACTGCAGTTTTGCTCTAACGGAAAAAGGGTGAAGAACATTGAGCTTTCGCTGTGTAAAGCCGGAGGGCAACAGGTTGAATATGCGAAGATTACGCTGGAGGATGTGCTGGTCACTTCAGTTGATTATAGCGGTGCAACCAAGAACGATACGCTTGGTATCACCTATAGTTTTCAGGGGGCCAGAGTAAGACAACAGTATTGGGAGCAAACCAGCTCTGGCGGTCGAGGTGCGGAAACCAGTATGGGATGGGATATTAAAGGGAACAGAGAGATGTAA
- the tssM gene encoding type VI secretion system membrane subunit TssM gives MLNRLFAILTSRLMWGFIGISALAFIIWTVGPLLSVADARPLEPEVNRQILIGLLYLLWAISRVIPRLYNAWLNRKLIGSLSRVSPPGTDQPKRLTSEELQLAERFNEASQLLKKAHFIRAESKFQPRWIQALSRQYLYQLPWYLIIGAPGAGKTTALLNSGLHFPLADSFGKAALRGVGGTRNCDWWFTSEAVLIDTAGRYALQQSQQAQDAGEWQRFITLLRKYRARQPINGVILTISVADLLTQDPQVAQQHARSLHQRLAELHQQLGIGFPVYVLVTKTDLLKGFNAYFAGFDKAQRDQIWGFTFPRERVEQADFDLTETCNYHYSQLQQRLEAGLPDTLQQEQNTQARAESYLFPQQFAALRQLLIEMLGNVFSRSDFEAPFFPRGIYFASGTQEGLPFDRVMGELHRAMQLQPVADKEPHVNTDNAWKRVNKAAPVPANKGQSFFLKNLLQEVIFQESGLASSNRWWELRNRAVLWSGYLLLATLLVIAAVLWLTSYHHNQRWLHEVQQKVPPIEQQSKQLQISGENDLFTLLPFLNQLRYLPQSQSVDIAAPPLTWRMGLYRGVEVSDASMTLYQKSLRQLLLPLAAQAMTHWFRNDNGSDADYSYEALKAYQMLYLPERYDGKFLHAWLMLNLQRNLPSGITQQQIKQLEDHLTQLLESQRQTSPYARDDNLIIRQQALINQAPLSQRVYGRLKRLLEPNANLKPASLSSLGGPQSELVFSRKSGASASEGINGLFTPEGYWNNFNKNIDGVIAELHKDDIWVLGGHSQNEDQQQIDSAVRQLYLTDYIAQWEGLMQDIQLNNSASLAQRINTARLLSGNNSPLRRLVVNLSHYLMLERLPEQGGEVKPLPEVPSGRAAQTLQALFRAPQPTALVDSPPSPEQAVNHHFAALIELAQPLEKGGSVLVFDDILHQIDDLYRYLTAVQDAANSGMPPPAAESISRLQASAGRLPGPLQTMLSSLAVGASSDTQRRDLENVSKRINVEVGSFCRQAIAGRYPLARSGRSEVTPDDLARMFAPGSGLMDSFFRDNLANKVDTTQASWRFMPGIDGKTLPGGEAILRPFQQAQSIRDAFFANGASAPSFRTTVRTVSMDNDILTLTLDVDGQILRYSHGPQVVQLVSWPGAGGTSQVRMQLGLANGKTSTLVTSGPWALNRFFDRARLANGSSNLSRQASFNLDGHQVTLEFTPNSIRNPFQLPGFSCP, from the coding sequence ATGCTGAACAGACTATTCGCTATCCTGACCAGCCGATTGATGTGGGGATTTATCGGCATTTCCGCGCTGGCTTTTATCATCTGGACGGTCGGCCCACTGCTCTCTGTTGCTGACGCCCGGCCACTCGAGCCCGAAGTTAATCGCCAGATACTGATTGGCTTGCTCTACCTGCTGTGGGCAATCAGCCGCGTTATACCCCGTTTATATAACGCCTGGCTTAACCGCAAACTCATCGGAAGCCTCAGCCGCGTGTCCCCGCCCGGTACGGACCAGCCTAAGAGGCTCACCAGCGAAGAGCTGCAGCTGGCGGAGCGTTTTAATGAAGCATCTCAGCTGTTGAAAAAAGCGCATTTCATCCGCGCCGAAAGTAAGTTCCAGCCGCGCTGGATCCAGGCGTTAAGTCGCCAGTATCTTTATCAACTGCCATGGTATCTGATTATTGGCGCGCCGGGCGCAGGTAAAACGACGGCGCTGCTCAACTCTGGCTTGCACTTTCCACTTGCCGACAGTTTTGGCAAAGCCGCATTGCGCGGAGTCGGGGGAACGCGCAACTGCGACTGGTGGTTCACCAGTGAAGCGGTATTGATAGACACCGCCGGGCGTTACGCTCTGCAACAGAGCCAGCAGGCGCAAGATGCCGGAGAGTGGCAGCGTTTTATTACATTACTGCGTAAATATCGCGCTCGCCAGCCAATTAATGGCGTCATCCTGACGATCAGCGTGGCCGATCTGCTGACGCAGGATCCGCAGGTTGCGCAGCAGCACGCTCGCTCACTGCATCAGCGACTGGCCGAGCTGCATCAACAGTTAGGCATTGGATTTCCGGTATATGTGCTGGTAACCAAAACCGACTTACTGAAAGGCTTCAATGCCTATTTTGCCGGCTTTGATAAAGCGCAGCGCGATCAGATCTGGGGCTTTACTTTCCCTCGCGAGCGGGTTGAGCAGGCGGATTTTGATCTGACTGAGACATGCAATTATCACTATTCGCAGCTGCAACAAAGGCTGGAGGCCGGGCTGCCGGATACCCTGCAACAGGAACAAAATACTCAGGCTCGCGCCGAAAGTTATCTTTTTCCTCAACAGTTTGCCGCATTACGTCAGCTGCTGATTGAGATGCTTGGCAATGTGTTTTCTCGTTCTGACTTTGAAGCGCCTTTTTTCCCTCGAGGAATTTATTTTGCCAGCGGAACTCAGGAGGGGCTGCCCTTTGATCGGGTTATGGGCGAACTGCATCGGGCCATGCAGTTGCAGCCGGTTGCGGACAAAGAGCCGCACGTAAATACCGATAATGCCTGGAAGCGGGTTAATAAAGCTGCGCCGGTTCCGGCTAACAAAGGCCAGAGTTTTTTTCTGAAAAATCTGCTGCAGGAGGTGATTTTTCAGGAGTCGGGGCTGGCAAGCAGTAACCGCTGGTGGGAGCTGCGTAACCGTGCGGTGTTGTGGTCTGGTTATTTGTTACTGGCGACGTTACTGGTTATCGCTGCTGTCCTCTGGCTGACCAGTTATCACCACAATCAGCGCTGGCTGCACGAAGTGCAGCAAAAAGTGCCGCCGATTGAGCAGCAAAGTAAGCAGCTACAGATTAGCGGTGAGAACGATCTGTTTACACTGCTACCGTTTCTCAACCAGCTGAGATATTTGCCGCAAAGCCAGAGTGTTGATATTGCCGCGCCACCGCTGACGTGGCGCATGGGGCTGTATCGCGGCGTTGAGGTCAGCGATGCCTCCATGACGTTATATCAGAAGTCACTACGCCAGCTGTTATTGCCGCTGGCGGCGCAGGCGATGACGCACTGGTTTCGCAATGATAACGGCAGCGATGCGGATTATAGTTATGAAGCATTAAAGGCTTATCAAATGCTTTATCTGCCTGAACGCTACGACGGTAAGTTTTTGCACGCCTGGCTGATGCTGAATCTGCAGCGAAATTTGCCATCGGGGATAACCCAGCAGCAGATTAAACAGCTTGAAGACCATCTGACGCAGTTACTGGAATCTCAGCGACAGACCTCTCCCTATGCGCGTGATGACAATTTGATTATCCGCCAGCAGGCACTCATTAATCAGGCTCCTTTATCACAGCGTGTTTATGGACGCCTGAAACGGCTACTGGAGCCTAACGCAAATTTAAAACCAGCCTCTCTGTCATCTCTTGGCGGGCCACAAAGTGAGCTGGTGTTTTCGCGCAAGAGCGGCGCCTCTGCCAGTGAGGGAATTAACGGATTGTTTACTCCAGAGGGATACTGGAACAATTTTAATAAAAACATCGATGGCGTTATCGCCGAGCTGCACAAAGACGACATATGGGTGCTGGGTGGCCACAGCCAGAACGAGGACCAGCAACAAATCGATAGTGCAGTTCGTCAGCTTTATCTCACTGACTATATCGCTCAGTGGGAAGGGTTGATGCAGGATATCCAGCTGAACAACAGCGCCAGTCTGGCGCAGCGCATTAATACCGCGCGTCTGCTCTCCGGCAACAATTCACCGCTGCGCAGGCTGGTGGTGAATCTCAGCCATTATCTGATGCTGGAACGCTTACCAGAGCAGGGCGGCGAGGTGAAGCCGCTTCCGGAAGTACCATCTGGTCGTGCGGCACAAACCTTACAGGCACTGTTTCGTGCGCCGCAGCCGACAGCACTGGTCGATTCGCCGCCGTCGCCCGAGCAGGCGGTAAACCATCACTTTGCCGCGTTGATTGAGCTGGCACAACCGCTGGAAAAAGGCGGCAGCGTCCTGGTTTTCGACGATATTCTCCATCAAATTGATGATCTTTATCGCTATCTGACCGCGGTTCAGGATGCGGCGAATAGTGGTATGCCACCGCCCGCCGCGGAGTCAATCAGCCGCTTACAGGCCAGTGCAGGGCGTCTGCCGGGTCCATTACAAACCATGCTGAGCAGTCTGGCGGTGGGAGCCAGCAGCGATACCCAGCGGCGTGACCTGGAAAACGTCAGCAAGCGTATCAATGTTGAAGTTGGCAGTTTTTGCCGCCAGGCCATTGCCGGTCGCTATCCGCTGGCGCGTTCGGGGCGTTCAGAGGTGACGCCGGACGATTTGGCACGAATGTTTGCTCCCGGCAGTGGGCTGATGGACAGTTTTTTTCGCGATAACCTGGCCAATAAAGTTGATACCACCCAAGCCAGCTGGCGTTTTATGCCAGGTATTGACGGAAAAACATTACCCGGCGGGGAGGCCATTCTGCGACCGTTTCAGCAGGCGCAGAGCATTCGCGATGCTTTTTTTGCCAATGGAGCCAGTGCTCCCTCTTTTCGTACCACGGTGCGCACGGTGAGCATGGACAACGACATCTTAACTCTTACGCTGGATGTTGATGGTCAGATCCTGCGCTACAGCCATGGACCGCAGGTGGTACAGCTGGTGAGCTGGCCCGGCGCGGGTGGTACCAGTCAGGTGCGTATGCAGCTGGGGTTGGCTAACGGCAAGACGTCAACGCTGGTGACCAGTGGCCCATGGGCGCTTAACCGCTTTTTTGATCGTGCACGTCTGGCCAACGGCAGCAGCAATCTGAGCCGTCAGGCCAGCTTTAATCTGGATGGTCATCAGGTCACTCTGGAGTTTACGCCAAACAGTATCCGCAATCCGTTTCAACTTCCCGGCTTCTCATGCCCATAG
- a CDS encoding T6SS amidase immunity protein Tai4 family protein has translation MSRRIFFCSKMCSKKRLIHLKCILVSFQPCAEGIKSSVSFIKRMPYYQVVKDLTLTRCIAQLSSENKIFSDDAARTANAMREWMPYNIDSGDIKINAIINSFKSKENYFYNDSGVISNGYMINCLRLYHSAELDKLSKEVIDNDPFSNWYQDNAK, from the coding sequence ATGTCCAGAAGAATTTTTTTTTGCAGTAAGATGTGCAGCAAGAAAAGATTAATTCACTTAAAATGTATACTCGTTTCTTTTCAACCTTGTGCTGAAGGAATCAAGAGTTCTGTTAGCTTTATAAAACGCATGCCTTACTATCAGGTGGTAAAAGATTTAACTCTCACCCGATGTATTGCTCAGTTATCATCTGAAAATAAAATATTTTCAGATGATGCGGCGAGAACGGCAAACGCTATGCGTGAATGGATGCCATATAACATTGATTCAGGAGATATAAAGATAAATGCAATTATTAACTCCTTTAAATCGAAAGAGAATTATTTCTATAATGACTCGGGAGTAATATCAAACGGATATATGATCAATTGCCTAAGGCTTTATCATAGCGCTGAACTGGATAAGTTATCCAAAGAGGTTATCGATAATGATCCTTTCAGCAATTGGTATCAGGACAACGCTAAGTAA
- a CDS encoding type VI secretion system amidase effector protein Tae4 codes for MERPLFLNVWQRFSEINVSVDKVGEIIGGSVGVNIRLGVNDPVAGFTNACAIRMSYALNYSNNRIKRGVWKTVSGADRNWYIYRVKDLIAYLIEEYGPPEIVIQYPTGADFQGVKGILIFSVNGWRDASGHVTLWNGSLCSDRCYFPVSSEASLWLLD; via the coding sequence ATGGAAAGACCTTTATTTTTAAATGTCTGGCAGCGGTTTAGTGAGATCAATGTATCAGTTGATAAGGTTGGAGAGATAATTGGTGGAAGTGTTGGGGTAAATATAAGATTGGGTGTTAATGATCCTGTTGCAGGTTTTACAAATGCATGCGCTATTAGAATGAGTTATGCATTAAATTACTCTAATAATAGAATAAAAAGAGGTGTATGGAAAACTGTTTCTGGTGCTGACAGGAACTGGTATATATATCGTGTAAAAGACCTTATTGCATATCTCATTGAAGAGTATGGGCCTCCAGAAATTGTAATACAATACCCTACAGGAGCAGACTTTCAGGGGGTAAAAGGAATATTGATTTTCTCGGTTAATGGTTGGCGGGATGCCAGCGGACACGTGACATTGTGGAATGGATCATTATGTTCTGACAGATGTTACTTTCCGGTATCCAGTGAGGCATCATTATGGTTATTAGACTGA
- a CDS encoding DotU family type VI secretion system protein: MMQERQSTGSNTIYPGAHSSNLLVVAANSLLNAIPDIRHCVTHADPAGLRQQLIDEIRQFEMHCQRTGLPYEMIVGARYCLCTALDEAAALTPWGSRGVWPGNGLLVTFHNETWGGEKFFQLLAKLSQSPREHLWLLELINFCLQLGFEGRYRVLDNGRSQLETIKRRLLQMIHGVRGNYSLPLSPHPLDQPQISKLWRPVVPLWAMTALAGFLACLFYIALNWRLSDRVSPVLAAIYQIALPDVTIPHPAPPPPPALNLRGFLRTEIEQGLVSVRDEADQSVVTINGDGLFASASTTVRSNYRAVLDRIAQAMNSVSGQIQVAGYSDNLPIRSVRFASNYELSLARAESVRQILQSHLMQPERVTAEGRGENSPLVANDSSENRARNRRVEITLLVAPENTRAELNRRSQGN; the protein is encoded by the coding sequence ATGATGCAGGAACGACAATCCACCGGCAGTAATACCATTTACCCTGGCGCGCACAGCAGCAACCTGTTGGTGGTTGCGGCTAATTCGTTACTCAATGCCATTCCTGATATTCGCCATTGCGTCACGCACGCTGATCCAGCGGGATTACGTCAGCAGCTGATCGACGAGATCCGTCAATTTGAGATGCATTGCCAGCGCACAGGATTGCCCTATGAAATGATCGTTGGCGCGCGCTATTGCTTGTGCACCGCGCTGGATGAGGCTGCCGCGCTGACCCCGTGGGGTAGCAGAGGTGTCTGGCCTGGCAACGGTTTGCTGGTGACTTTTCATAATGAAACCTGGGGCGGTGAAAAGTTCTTCCAGCTGTTGGCTAAGCTGTCGCAAAGCCCGCGGGAACATCTCTGGTTATTGGAGCTGATCAACTTCTGCCTGCAGCTGGGCTTCGAAGGGCGCTATCGCGTGCTGGACAACGGGCGCTCACAGCTGGAAACCATTAAACGGCGATTGTTGCAGATGATTCACGGCGTGCGCGGTAATTATTCATTGCCGTTATCGCCACATCCGCTGGATCAACCCCAAATCAGCAAGCTGTGGCGACCGGTAGTGCCGCTCTGGGCGATGACTGCACTGGCCGGTTTTCTGGCCTGCCTATTTTATATCGCGCTTAACTGGCGGCTAAGCGATCGTGTCAGCCCGGTACTGGCGGCGATCTATCAGATTGCTCTGCCTGACGTCACTATTCCTCATCCGGCACCACCACCGCCACCGGCACTTAACCTGCGGGGGTTTCTGCGGACGGAAATCGAACAGGGGCTGGTCAGCGTGCGAGATGAGGCCGATCAGAGCGTAGTGACGATCAATGGTGACGGTCTGTTCGCCTCGGCATCAACCACGGTACGCAGTAATTATCGGGCGGTGCTGGATCGCATCGCCCAGGCGATGAACAGCGTCAGTGGTCAGATTCAGGTGGCGGGCTACAGCGATAATCTGCCGATACGCAGCGTGCGCTTTGCATCGAATTATGAGCTGTCGCTGGCACGGGCGGAGTCGGTGCGTCAGATATTACAGTCACACCTGATGCAACCAGAGCGCGTAACAGCTGAAGGGCGCGGTGAGAACAGTCCGCTGGTAGCCAATGATAGCTCAGAGAACCGCGCCCGCAATCGACGGGTTGAAATAACGCTGTTGGTTGCACCCGAGAATACCCGGGCAGAGCTGAATCGCCGGTCGCAAGGAAATTAA
- the tssC gene encoding type VI secretion system contractile sheath large subunit, which produces MNQLQPEQSVQQFSEDQFSALLNKEFRPKSDQARAAVESAVKTLAQQALEHSLTLSNDAYRTIQALIAEIDQKLSQQINQIIHHPDFRQLEGAWRGLSYLVNNTESDEMLKVRFISISKRELGRTLKRYKGVSWDQSPIFKKIYEEEYGQFGGEPFGCLVGDYYFDHSPQDVELLGEMARIGAASHCPFISGTAAGIMQMESWQELANPRDLSKIFQNTEYAAWRSLRESEDARYLGLVMPRFLSRLPYGIRTNPVDNFNFEEQCDGADHSNYTWSNAAYAMAANINRSFKQYGWCTSIRGVESGGAVENLPAHTFPGDDGGVDLKCPTEIAISDRREAELAKNGFIPLVHRKNSDFAAFIGAQSLQKPAEYHDSDATANARLAVRLPYLFACCRFAHYLKCIVRDKIGSFRERDEMQHWLNNWVMNYVDGDPKNSSQETKARKPLAAAEVVVEESEETPGYYAAKFFLRPHYQLEGLTVSLRLVSKLPSLKSGDMG; this is translated from the coding sequence ATGAATCAACTACAGCCCGAGCAATCTGTGCAGCAGTTTAGTGAAGACCAATTTAGCGCCCTGTTAAACAAAGAGTTTCGACCGAAAAGCGATCAGGCACGGGCAGCCGTTGAAAGCGCGGTAAAGACTCTGGCACAGCAGGCTCTCGAACACAGCCTGACGCTATCCAATGATGCTTACCGAACTATCCAGGCGTTAATAGCCGAAATTGATCAAAAGCTGTCTCAACAGATCAACCAGATTATTCATCACCCGGATTTTCGCCAGCTGGAAGGTGCATGGCGCGGGCTGAGCTATCTGGTGAATAACACCGAGAGTGATGAAATGCTCAAAGTGCGCTTTATCAGCATCTCAAAGCGTGAGCTGGGGCGCACGCTGAAGCGTTATAAAGGTGTCAGTTGGGACCAAAGCCCAATTTTTAAAAAGATCTATGAAGAGGAGTATGGCCAGTTCGGCGGCGAGCCTTTCGGCTGTCTGGTGGGAGATTACTATTTCGATCACAGCCCGCAGGACGTGGAGTTACTCGGCGAAATGGCACGTATTGGTGCGGCTTCTCACTGCCCGTTTATCAGCGGAACGGCGGCAGGTATTATGCAGATGGAGTCCTGGCAGGAGCTGGCTAATCCACGTGATCTGAGCAAAATTTTTCAGAACACCGAGTATGCCGCGTGGCGCAGCCTGCGCGAATCTGAGGATGCGCGTTACCTCGGTCTGGTGATGCCGCGTTTTCTTTCGCGCCTGCCCTACGGTATTCGCACCAATCCGGTTGATAACTTTAATTTTGAAGAGCAGTGTGACGGCGCTGACCACAGTAATTACACCTGGAGCAATGCGGCCTATGCGATGGCGGCAAACATTAATCGATCGTTTAAACAGTATGGCTGGTGCACCTCAATACGCGGAGTGGAATCCGGTGGTGCAGTCGAGAATCTGCCAGCACATACATTTCCGGGTGATGATGGTGGGGTTGATTTAAAGTGCCCGACGGAAATCGCTATCAGCGATCGCCGCGAAGCGGAGCTGGCGAAAAACGGATTTATACCGCTGGTACATCGCAAGAACTCTGACTTTGCCGCCTTTATCGGTGCACAGTCACTGCAAAAGCCCGCGGAGTATCACGATAGCGATGCCACCGCCAACGCTCGTCTCGCGGTACGTTTACCCTATCTGTTCGCCTGCTGCCGTTTTGCTCATTATCTGAAGTGTATTGTTCGCGACAAAATCGGCTCTTTTCGCGAGCGTGACGAAATGCAGCACTGGTTGAATAACTGGGTGATGAATTATGTCGATGGCGATCCGAAAAATTCCTCACAGGAGACTAAAGCGCGTAAACCACTGGCGGCAGCTGAAGTGGTGGTGGAAGAAAGTGAAGAAACGCCTGGGTATTACGCGGCGAAATTCTTTCTGCGTCCGCATTATCAGCTGGAAGGCTTAACGGTTTCTTTGCGGCTGGTTTCTAAATTGCCATCGCTAAAATCCGGTGATATGGGTTAA